In Microcoleus sp. bin38.metabat.b11b12b14.051, a single genomic region encodes these proteins:
- a CDS encoding phospholipid carrier-dependent glycosyltransferase — MAQQHRDSGDKSLLVLGIIWLLGAISDRLWFAFDRSVPAWDQAEYLTSTLNYLQALQHPQWFSGEWWTNFWLLSTKIPPLVYILTVPFLHIFGTGGDRATLVHLLFSAILLASVYSLGVKLFNRQVGLWAAAICVLLPGLYRFRLQFLLDFPLTAAITFCFYCLTMWKEEVRGKSEEVRGKSEEGTLTNSPPHPLSRSSFFWAIAFGISLGLSILVKHTTVLFLFTPIVWLAFGAVRQKAWGRLGQLAGALLLSAAVFGPWAKTNWLLILTGGKRATLDSAIAEGDPGLNTIDAWIYYIQHLPEHVSWPLLLIPLVGFILFYWRNRADSQSALYLKSCRWLAVFWVGAYLINSLNINKDDRYVIPYLPIVAIFLAYCLTLWPARWGRQIRWGTIGLGMLAMLFHIWPLGGGLGNSLVQVVSPGNSSYPYLGKEWPHEEVIAEIIDTEPYLQSTLGVLPSTPEINQHNLNFYGALANFQVYGRQVGTNLKEVPQDVRSLAWFLTKTGPQGSIRERIKKAQNAAVAAIETGGKFQLQKSWVLPDNTNLNLYRKRSHLVEVQPLPEARSQVQLEQVTLLAKPVPGVALPVTYIWSGPWQQLQSGLVLLTWQNQQSGDIASGKTVRILHDRAIAQATLHPGMLEADKFAVGFRVVDRTAMLTDANIAPGRYALQATYLDRQTGETYPMKVPQITFEIDAEPAVIASQSRTETQNDKKLKIAETAPKNEDVPELDLVTQLREMAVNLPKGLPGLEPVFEQIGRINQYDPIQDYTVQAEQALAYRLKQEPNNLEFAYALAFSRVLQQNVESAIAALEKVTQLDSQNPYAYAYLAFVQIYGWHPKAAETALKPALALNPNLPEIRILNGLAALMQGNLIQAWQDLQFLKKLKI, encoded by the coding sequence ATGGCACAGCAACATCGGGACAGCGGGGACAAGAGTCTGCTTGTCTTGGGCATAATTTGGCTGCTGGGGGCAATTAGCGATCGCCTCTGGTTTGCGTTCGATCGATCTGTACCCGCCTGGGATCAGGCAGAATACCTCACTAGCACGCTGAATTACTTGCAGGCGTTGCAGCATCCTCAGTGGTTTTCGGGGGAGTGGTGGACAAACTTTTGGCTGCTTTCGACGAAGATTCCGCCCTTGGTGTACATCTTAACGGTGCCGTTTCTGCATATTTTTGGTACTGGGGGCGATCGGGCAACCCTCGTTCATTTATTATTTAGTGCTATTCTGCTCGCTTCAGTCTACAGTCTGGGCGTCAAATTATTTAACCGACAAGTGGGTTTGTGGGCTGCTGCAATTTGCGTTTTGTTGCCGGGACTTTATCGGTTTCGCTTGCAATTTTTGCTGGATTTCCCCCTGACTGCTGCGATTACTTTTTGTTTCTATTGTCTGACAATGTGGAAGGAAGAAGTCCGAGGGAAGTCGGAAGAAGTCCGAGGGAAGTCGGAAGAAGGAACACTCACCAACTCACCCCCTCACCCCCTCTCCCGCTCATCTTTCTTTTGGGCGATCGCCTTTGGGATTTCTCTGGGTTTATCAATATTAGTCAAACACACTACTGTATTATTTTTATTTACCCCGATTGTGTGGTTGGCTTTTGGTGCTGTGCGGCAAAAAGCTTGGGGCAGATTAGGTCAATTAGCTGGTGCTTTGTTGCTGTCGGCGGCGGTGTTCGGGCCTTGGGCGAAAACAAATTGGCTGTTAATTTTGACCGGGGGAAAACGGGCGACGTTGGATTCTGCGATCGCCGAGGGAGATCCGGGCCTGAATACCATCGATGCTTGGATTTACTATATTCAGCACTTACCCGAACACGTTTCTTGGCCTCTGCTACTAATTCCGTTAGTTGGATTTATACTTTTTTATTGGCGAAATCGAGCAGACAGTCAGTCAGCCTTGTACCTTAAATCTTGTCGGTGGTTGGCTGTTTTCTGGGTGGGAGCTTATTTAATTAATTCCCTAAATATCAACAAAGATGACCGATATGTGATACCTTATTTGCCAATAGTCGCCATCTTTTTAGCTTATTGTTTAACGCTGTGGCCTGCTCGGTGGGGGCGGCAAATTCGCTGGGGTACAATTGGCTTAGGAATGCTGGCGATGCTATTTCATATTTGGCCTTTGGGAGGTGGTTTGGGCAATAGCTTAGTTCAAGTTGTCAGTCCGGGCAATTCCAGCTATCCTTACTTGGGGAAAGAGTGGCCGCACGAAGAGGTAATTGCCGAAATTATTGATACGGAACCTTATTTGCAATCGACTTTGGGCGTGTTGCCTTCGACGCCGGAAATTAACCAGCACAATTTGAATTTTTACGGCGCTTTGGCGAATTTTCAGGTTTACGGGCGGCAGGTGGGAACTAATTTAAAAGAGGTGCCGCAAGATGTGCGCTCGCTAGCTTGGTTTTTAACTAAAACGGGGCCGCAAGGTTCGATTCGCGAACGGATTAAAAAAGCTCAAAATGCTGCGGTGGCGGCGATTGAAACTGGTGGAAAGTTTCAGTTGCAAAAAAGTTGGGTTTTGCCTGACAATACGAATTTGAATCTTTATCGCAAGCGATCGCACTTGGTGGAAGTACAGCCGTTGCCTGAAGCGCGATCGCAAGTACAATTAGAGCAAGTGACTCTCCTGGCAAAACCCGTTCCCGGTGTGGCGCTGCCGGTGACTTATATTTGGTCTGGGCCTTGGCAGCAGTTGCAGTCTGGTTTAGTGTTGCTAACGTGGCAAAATCAGCAGTCTGGCGATATTGCATCGGGAAAGACTGTGAGGATTTTACACGATCGCGCGATCGCCCAGGCAACTTTGCATCCGGGGATGCTGGAAGCGGATAAATTTGCGGTGGGGTTTCGAGTTGTCGATCGCACGGCGATGCTGACGGATGCTAATATTGCACCGGGAAGGTACGCCCTGCAAGCTACTTATCTCGATCGCCAAACCGGCGAAACTTATCCGATGAAAGTGCCGCAGATAACATTTGAAATCGACGCTGAGCCTGCGGTCATTGCTTCCCAGAGTCGAACCGAGACCCAAAACGATAAAAAGTTGAAAATTGCCGAAACAGCGCCTAAAAACGAGGATGTGCCGGAATTAGATTTAGTAACTCAATTGCGCGAGATGGCGGTTAATTTACCGAAAGGATTGCCCGGTTTAGAACCTGTGTTCGAGCAGATTGGGCGGATCAATCAGTACGATCCAATTCAAGATTATACAGTGCAAGCGGAACAAGCGTTAGCATATCGGCTGAAGCAGGAACCGAACAATCTAGAATTCGCTTATGCTTTGGCATTTTCTAGAGTATTGCAGCAGAATGTCGAAAGTGCGATCGCAGCTTTAGAAAAAGTTACTCAACTCGACTCTCAAAACCCCTACGCTTATGCTTATCTCGCCTTCGTCCAGATTTACGGCTGGCATCCCAAAGCCGCCGAAACAGCGTTAAAACCAGCTCTCGCCCTCAACCCCAACCTGCCGGAAATTAGAATTTTAAACGGTTTAGCGGCTTTGATGCAAGGCAATCTCATCCAAGCGTGGCAAGATTTGCAATTCTTAAAAAAATTGAAAATCTAA
- a CDS encoding DUF4339 domain-containing protein — protein MNNWPKFLPHPASWAKGFALSSGFWLIVSVLLPGYYYYYYRFSAMYWRSISSSDFEGAIAFAWLCQIPLFAFYHWGLAKVAEWVESRSHKQPPTAAVSPWLHWREGIIAFATLPAAIVMGIPAIAFLMLPLRDSSSSIVALILGTAIASAYLYHFGFAKRLKILVKFLWIFYADLLKILELLLVPTITGTPFLKLTIATAPIIPQQLLPLTTFLLVVWVLLSGIVGYAALQYWSAHLVNWAATWWPTDSPGYSRIQARKAWKHNKTAATQSFVRHTTSWHLAANDTTYFIYFYLIAIVCGAIAFVLFGEPSKWSETQEEMLGSAVALVWVAQWHFGGWRREVEIASGEPSGKKRSRDRNLPPADPVAVELNQLAAELGDVRMRAVRKPASTTQKPKSQQAKWYVFRSGKAEGPYTKRQLRDVQQITDRTKVRRGEAEWQRAGEIPELAAFLTQK, from the coding sequence ATGAATAACTGGCCGAAGTTCCTCCCCCATCCTGCATCGTGGGCAAAAGGTTTTGCATTAAGCAGCGGTTTTTGGCTGATTGTTTCGGTACTGCTGCCTGGATATTATTACTACTATTACAGATTTAGCGCGATGTACTGGCGCAGCATCAGCAGCTCTGATTTTGAAGGCGCGATCGCATTTGCTTGGCTGTGTCAGATACCGTTATTTGCTTTCTACCATTGGGGATTAGCGAAAGTTGCCGAGTGGGTGGAAAGTCGCAGCCACAAGCAACCGCCGACAGCAGCAGTATCGCCTTGGCTGCACTGGAGGGAAGGGATTATCGCCTTTGCCACGCTGCCGGCTGCGATCGTCATGGGGATTCCGGCGATCGCCTTTTTGATGCTGCCGCTCAGGGATTCTTCGAGCTCAATTGTTGCTTTAATTCTCGGAACTGCGATCGCATCTGCTTATTTGTATCACTTCGGCTTTGCCAAGCGGCTAAAAATTCTGGTCAAATTCCTCTGGATTTTCTATGCAGACTTGCTCAAGATATTAGAACTTCTGCTAGTTCCAACAATCACGGGTACTCCGTTTTTAAAGCTAACTATTGCGACGGCCCCAATTATACCACAACAGTTACTACCACTGACAACATTTCTGTTAGTTGTTTGGGTACTGCTGAGCGGAATAGTCGGATATGCAGCTTTGCAATATTGGTCAGCGCATTTAGTTAATTGGGCCGCGACATGGTGGCCGACTGACTCTCCTGGTTACAGTCGGATTCAAGCTAGAAAAGCGTGGAAACACAACAAAACAGCAGCCACTCAATCTTTTGTTCGGCATACAACCAGTTGGCATTTAGCGGCTAATGATACTACCTATTTCATTTACTTCTATCTGATCGCGATCGTCTGTGGTGCGATCGCTTTTGTGCTGTTTGGAGAACCGTCAAAATGGTCAGAAACACAAGAAGAAATGTTAGGATCTGCCGTGGCGCTGGTTTGGGTGGCGCAGTGGCATTTTGGGGGGTGGCGTCGCGAAGTAGAAATTGCTAGCGGGGAACCTTCAGGTAAAAAGAGATCGCGCGATCGTAATTTACCTCCTGCCGATCCGGTTGCAGTCGAACTCAACCAGCTTGCAGCGGAGTTAGGCGATGTTCGGATGAGGGCTGTCAGAAAACCCGCGTCAACAACTCAAAAGCCTAAGTCACAGCAGGCTAAGTGGTATGTATTCCGCAGCGGTAAAGCCGAGGGGCCTTATACTAAGCGACAGTTGCGAGATGTGCAGCAGATTACCGATCGCACCAAGGTGCGGCGGGGCGAAGCCGAATGGCAGCGCGCTGGGGAAATTCCAGAATTAGCGGCGTTTTTGACTCAGAAATAA